From a region of the Neobacillus niacini genome:
- a CDS encoding exonuclease SbcCD subunit D, with protein MKFIHTADWHLGKLVHGVYMTENQREALNQFVEIVAEEKPDAVVIAGDLYDRSVPPTDAVDLLDEILFKINVELKTPVVAIAGNHDSAERLSFGSSWYKHSHFYLSGKLTNSFKPVQVNGVNFYLVPFAEPGVVRQLLEDDSIHSHQDAMKALIGKMEAHLNPNEPNVLVGHAFVLGGQTSDSERVLSVGGSGCVGAELFEPFSYTALGHLHSPDAIKHDKVKYSGSLLKYSFSEAKQNKSISIIEMDEKGNFSHRYRSLNPTHDMRELEGHLEELLDPFFYEKQRLHDYLKITLLDEGALLDPINKLRQVYPNVLHLERKIDITDMKKKQSFTITRSEKKSELELFEQFYTEMTTAEFSADKKEVMADVIEKVLREEAVK; from the coding sequence ATGAAATTTATCCATACAGCTGACTGGCACTTAGGAAAGTTAGTGCATGGTGTGTACATGACAGAGAACCAGAGGGAAGCACTAAATCAATTTGTAGAAATTGTTGCCGAAGAAAAGCCGGATGCCGTTGTCATTGCCGGTGATTTATATGACCGTTCCGTACCGCCAACCGATGCCGTTGATCTATTAGATGAAATACTATTTAAAATTAACGTAGAGCTGAAGACCCCAGTGGTTGCGATTGCTGGAAACCATGACAGTGCTGAAAGATTGTCATTTGGCAGCTCATGGTATAAGCACAGCCATTTCTACTTATCTGGTAAGCTAACAAATAGTTTTAAACCCGTACAGGTAAACGGCGTTAATTTCTACTTAGTTCCGTTTGCAGAACCCGGGGTGGTACGTCAGCTGCTTGAGGATGATTCCATTCATTCCCACCAGGACGCGATGAAGGCATTGATTGGAAAAATGGAGGCACACTTGAATCCTAATGAACCAAATGTCTTAGTAGGGCATGCTTTCGTGCTTGGGGGACAGACATCAGACTCGGAGCGTGTTCTATCCGTTGGAGGTTCTGGGTGTGTAGGTGCTGAGCTATTCGAACCTTTTTCCTACACAGCTCTTGGTCATCTCCACAGCCCTGACGCCATCAAACATGACAAGGTTAAATATTCAGGCTCTCTATTAAAATATTCGTTTTCAGAAGCGAAACAAAATAAATCCATTTCTATTATCGAGATGGACGAAAAAGGAAACTTTTCTCATCGATACCGCTCGTTGAATCCAACACATGACATGCGTGAACTTGAAGGACATCTTGAGGAATTATTAGATCCTTTCTTTTATGAAAAACAACGTTTGCATGATTATTTGAAAATCACCTTACTAGATGAAGGGGCACTTCTTGACCCAATCAATAAATTACGTCAAGTATATCCAAACGTCTTACATCTTGAACGGAAAATAGATATAACGGATATGAAGAAAAAGCAGTCATTTACTATCACACGAAGTGAGAAAAAATCTGAGCTCGAATTATTTGAGCAATTTTATACAGAAATGACAACAGCTGAATTTTCAGCTGATAAAAAGGAAGTAATGGCAGACGTGATTGAAAAAGTTTTACGAGAGGAGGCAGTGAAGTGA